Proteins from a single region of Ziziphus jujuba cultivar Dongzao chromosome 1, ASM3175591v1:
- the LOC107413531 gene encoding probable starch synthase 4, chloroplastic/amyloplastic isoform X2 codes for MPITSELGTLFNIQRKISQHKRKQLKKASHEQSLTNGDSQPNSDEDSDSEIASVGNVPILNQESISSDVVHTGIVVEDNNAKDLSGLIVSDETKSLAINVVDTEKLSGIQLEDLIGMIRNAEKNILLLNQARVRALEELEKILTEKEALQGEINTLEMRLAETDARIKVATQEKIHVELLEDQLEKLQNELTHRGGSQRSEVDMFEDQNDPLIKEHKNGLSSLSMELNSLRSENLSLKNDIQALKEELINVKSTDERVVTLEKERSSLESAMKDLESRMSVSQEGVSKLSTLKVEYKDLWEKVETLQVLLDKATKQADQAIIVLQQNQELRKKVDKLEESLEEVNVYKLSSEKMQQYNELMQQKIRLLEDRLQRSDEEINSYVQLYQESVKEFQDALDSLKEDSKRKAIDGSVDDMPQEFWSRLLLIIDGWLLEKKISIDDAKLLRDMVWKRDGRICEAYKVSKEKTEREAVAAFLRLTSSTTSPGLYVIHIAAEMAPVAKVGGLGDVVTGLGKALQKRGHLVEVVLPKYDCMQYDHVHDLRALDVVVESHFDGQLFKNKVWVGSVEGLPVYFIEPLHPDKFFWRGQFYGEHDDFRRFSFFSRAALELLLQAGKNPDIIHCHDWQTAFVAPLYWDLYAPKGLNSARICFTCHNFEYQGTAPASYLESCGLDAHHLNRPDRMQDNSAHDRINPVKGAVVFSNIVTTVSPTYAQEVRTAEGGRGLHSTLNSHSRKFIGVLNGIDTDAWNPATDAFLKVQYSANDIQGKGENKEAIRRKLGLSSADVRKPLVGCITRLVPQKGVHLIRHAMYRTLELGGQFILLGSSPVPHIQREFEGIANHFQNHDDIRLILKYDESLSHSIYGASDMFIIPSIFEPCGLTQMIAMRYGSIPIARKTGGLHDSVFDVDDDTIPNQFRNGFTFLNPDEQGLNGALERAFNLYLNKPEIWKQLVQKVMIMDFSWDASAAQYEELYANSVARARAANRT; via the exons ATGCCTATTACCAGTGAACTTGGCACGTTGTTTAATATTCAACGCAAAAT TTCCCAGCATAAGAGAAAACAATTGAAGAAAGCCTCTCATGAACAGTCCTTAACAAATGGTGATTCCCAGCCTAATAGCGATGAAGACTCTGACTCTGAAATTGCTTCAGTGGGTAATGTCCCAATTTTGAATCAGGAAAGCATATCTAGTGATGTTGTTCACACTGGCATAGTTGTGGAGGATAACAATGCAAAAGACTTGAGTGGCCTAATTGTGTCTGATGAAACAAAATCTTTG GCAATTAACGTGGTTGATACAGAGAAGCTTTCCGGTATTCAACTTGAGGATTTGATAGGCATGATAAGAAATGCTGAGAAAA ATATCCTTCTTCTCAACCAAGCTCGTGTTCGTGCACTTGAAGAACTTGAAAAGATTCTCACTGAGAAGGAGGCATTGCAAGGAGAGATTAACACTTTGGAGATGAGATTGGCAGAAACTGATGCTCGAATTAAAGTGGCCACCCAAGAGAAGATACATGTGGAACTCCTAGAAGACCAGTTAGAGAAGCTGCAGAACGAGCTGACTCATAGGGGTGGTAGTCAAAGAAGTGAGGTTGACATGTTTGAGGATCAAAACGACCCATTGATCAAGGAACATAAAAATGGGTTAAGTTCTCTTTCTATGGAACTTAATTCATTGAGGTCAGAAAATTTGTCCTTGAAGAATGATATACAAGCTCTAAAGGAAGAGCTTATAAATGTCAAGAGTACAGATGAACGTGTTGTAACTCTGGAAAAAGAACGCTCATCTTTGGAGTCTGCTATGAAAGATTTGGAGTCTAGAATGTCAGTTTCTCAGGAAGGTGTTTCGAAACTTTCCACTCTAAAGGTTGAGTACAAGGATTTATGGGAGAAGGTGGAGACTTTGCAAGTACTGCTCGATAAGGCAACCAAACAGGCAGATCAAGCTATTATAGTATTGCAGCAAAACCAGGAGCTCCGAAAGAAGGTTGATAAATTGGAAGAATCCCTTGAAGAGGTCAATGTATACAAGCTGTCATCAGAAAAGATGCAGCAATACAATGAATTAATGCAACAAAAAATAAGGCTACTGGAGGATCGGCTTCAGCGTTCTGATGAAGAGATAAATTCTTATGTTCAATTATATCAAGAGTCTGTAAAAGAATTTCAAGATGCACTTGATAGTTTGAAAGAAGATAGCAAGAGAAAGGCAATAGATGGATCGGTTGATGATATGCCTCAGGAGTTCTGGAGCCGATTGTTGCTCATAATTGATGGTTGGTTGCTTGAGAAGAAAATATCAATTGATGATGCAAAGCTGTTGAGAGATATGGTGTGGAAGAGAGATGGACGTATCTGTGAAGCATACAAAGTGAGCAAGGAAAAGACTGAGCGTGAGGCTGTGGCTGCATTTCTTAGGCTAACATCATCAACAACAAG TCCAGGATTGTATGTCATTCATATTGCAGCAGAGATGGCACCTGTCGCTAAG GTTGGTGGTTTGGGAGATGTTGTGACTGGTCTTGGAAAAGCACTGCAGAAGAGAGGACACCTTGTGGAGGTTGTTCTTCCGAAATATGACTGCATGCAATATGACCATGTTCATGACTTAAGG GCCCTTGATGTGGTGGTAGAGTCGCACTTTGATGGCCAGCTGTTCAAAAATAAAGTCTGGGTTGGCTCCGTTGAAG GGCTTCCTGTTTATTTCATTGAGCCTCTTCATCCCGATAAATTCTTTTGGAGAGGACAATTTTATGGGGAGCACGACGATTTCAGAcgtttttcctttttcagtCGTGCAGCACTTGAGTTGCTTCTTCAAGCTGGAAAAAACCCAGACATAATTCATTGCCATGATTGGCAGACAGCTTTTGTT GCTCCTCTCTATTGGGATTTATATGCCCCTAAGGGATTGAATTCAGCTCGAATATGTTTTACATGCCATAACTTTGAGTACCAAGGGACTGCACCTGCTTCATATTTGGAATCTTGTGGTCTCGATGCCCACCATCTTAACAGACCAGATAGAATGCAGGATAACTCAGCACATGATAGGATCAATCCTGTTAAG GGTGCTGTTGTATTCTCTAATATTGTGACAACAGTATCACCCACCTATGCACAAGAGGTGCGGACTGCTGAG GGAGGCCGGGGTCTTCATTCAACACTAAATTCCCACTCCAGAAAGTTCATTGGGGTTCTGAATGGAATTGATACTGATGCATGGAATCCTGCCACTGATGCATTTCTCAAAGTACAGTACAGTGCCAATGATATTCAAGGAAAAGGAGAAAATAAAGAAGCTATTCGGAGGAAGCTAGGTCTTTCTTCTGCAGATGTCAGGAAGCCATTG gtaGGATGCATAACAAGATTGGTGCCACAGAAAGGAGTGCATCTAATCAGACATGCAATGTATCGAACATTAGAGCTTGGAGGACAGTTTATACTTTTGGGTTCAAGCCCTGTGCCACATATTCAG AGGGAATTTGAGGGCATTGCAAATCACTTTCAGAATCACGATGATATTCGATTGATATTGAAGTATGATGAGTCTCTTTCACATTCCATTTATGGTGCATCTGATATGTTTATCATCCCATCCATCTTTGAACCTTGCGGCCTTACCCAG ATGATAGCAATGAGATATGGTTCAATACCTATTGCAAGAAAAACTGGTGGTTTACATGACAG TGTCTTCGATGTTGATGATGACACCATACCTAATCAGTTTCGAAATGGCTTTACATTTTTGAATCCTGATGAACAG GGACTAAATGGTGCTTTAGAACGTGCATTTAATCTCTACTTGAATAAGCCTGAGATTTGGAAGCAACTTGTTCAGAAAGTCATGATTATGGATTTCAGTTGGGATGCTTCAGCTGCGCAGTATGAGGAACTCTATGCCAACTCTGTGGCCAGAGCAAGGGCAGCAAATCGCACTTAA
- the LOC107413531 gene encoding probable starch synthase 4, chloroplastic/amyloplastic isoform X1 gives MAVRLSTWFLRQGFGGLNCKHTSGLLPFPSSHRLLPASCKMRQRNLSSQHKRKQLKKASHEQSLTNGDSQPNSDEDSDSEIASVGNVPILNQESISSDVVHTGIVVEDNNAKDLSGLIVSDETKSLAINVVDTEKLSGIQLEDLIGMIRNAEKNILLLNQARVRALEELEKILTEKEALQGEINTLEMRLAETDARIKVATQEKIHVELLEDQLEKLQNELTHRGGSQRSEVDMFEDQNDPLIKEHKNGLSSLSMELNSLRSENLSLKNDIQALKEELINVKSTDERVVTLEKERSSLESAMKDLESRMSVSQEGVSKLSTLKVEYKDLWEKVETLQVLLDKATKQADQAIIVLQQNQELRKKVDKLEESLEEVNVYKLSSEKMQQYNELMQQKIRLLEDRLQRSDEEINSYVQLYQESVKEFQDALDSLKEDSKRKAIDGSVDDMPQEFWSRLLLIIDGWLLEKKISIDDAKLLRDMVWKRDGRICEAYKVSKEKTEREAVAAFLRLTSSTTSPGLYVIHIAAEMAPVAKVGGLGDVVTGLGKALQKRGHLVEVVLPKYDCMQYDHVHDLRALDVVVESHFDGQLFKNKVWVGSVEGLPVYFIEPLHPDKFFWRGQFYGEHDDFRRFSFFSRAALELLLQAGKNPDIIHCHDWQTAFVAPLYWDLYAPKGLNSARICFTCHNFEYQGTAPASYLESCGLDAHHLNRPDRMQDNSAHDRINPVKGAVVFSNIVTTVSPTYAQEVRTAEGGRGLHSTLNSHSRKFIGVLNGIDTDAWNPATDAFLKVQYSANDIQGKGENKEAIRRKLGLSSADVRKPLVGCITRLVPQKGVHLIRHAMYRTLELGGQFILLGSSPVPHIQREFEGIANHFQNHDDIRLILKYDESLSHSIYGASDMFIIPSIFEPCGLTQMIAMRYGSIPIARKTGGLHDSVFDVDDDTIPNQFRNGFTFLNPDEQGLNGALERAFNLYLNKPEIWKQLVQKVMIMDFSWDASAAQYEELYANSVARARAANRT, from the exons TTCCCAGCATAAGAGAAAACAATTGAAGAAAGCCTCTCATGAACAGTCCTTAACAAATGGTGATTCCCAGCCTAATAGCGATGAAGACTCTGACTCTGAAATTGCTTCAGTGGGTAATGTCCCAATTTTGAATCAGGAAAGCATATCTAGTGATGTTGTTCACACTGGCATAGTTGTGGAGGATAACAATGCAAAAGACTTGAGTGGCCTAATTGTGTCTGATGAAACAAAATCTTTG GCAATTAACGTGGTTGATACAGAGAAGCTTTCCGGTATTCAACTTGAGGATTTGATAGGCATGATAAGAAATGCTGAGAAAA ATATCCTTCTTCTCAACCAAGCTCGTGTTCGTGCACTTGAAGAACTTGAAAAGATTCTCACTGAGAAGGAGGCATTGCAAGGAGAGATTAACACTTTGGAGATGAGATTGGCAGAAACTGATGCTCGAATTAAAGTGGCCACCCAAGAGAAGATACATGTGGAACTCCTAGAAGACCAGTTAGAGAAGCTGCAGAACGAGCTGACTCATAGGGGTGGTAGTCAAAGAAGTGAGGTTGACATGTTTGAGGATCAAAACGACCCATTGATCAAGGAACATAAAAATGGGTTAAGTTCTCTTTCTATGGAACTTAATTCATTGAGGTCAGAAAATTTGTCCTTGAAGAATGATATACAAGCTCTAAAGGAAGAGCTTATAAATGTCAAGAGTACAGATGAACGTGTTGTAACTCTGGAAAAAGAACGCTCATCTTTGGAGTCTGCTATGAAAGATTTGGAGTCTAGAATGTCAGTTTCTCAGGAAGGTGTTTCGAAACTTTCCACTCTAAAGGTTGAGTACAAGGATTTATGGGAGAAGGTGGAGACTTTGCAAGTACTGCTCGATAAGGCAACCAAACAGGCAGATCAAGCTATTATAGTATTGCAGCAAAACCAGGAGCTCCGAAAGAAGGTTGATAAATTGGAAGAATCCCTTGAAGAGGTCAATGTATACAAGCTGTCATCAGAAAAGATGCAGCAATACAATGAATTAATGCAACAAAAAATAAGGCTACTGGAGGATCGGCTTCAGCGTTCTGATGAAGAGATAAATTCTTATGTTCAATTATATCAAGAGTCTGTAAAAGAATTTCAAGATGCACTTGATAGTTTGAAAGAAGATAGCAAGAGAAAGGCAATAGATGGATCGGTTGATGATATGCCTCAGGAGTTCTGGAGCCGATTGTTGCTCATAATTGATGGTTGGTTGCTTGAGAAGAAAATATCAATTGATGATGCAAAGCTGTTGAGAGATATGGTGTGGAAGAGAGATGGACGTATCTGTGAAGCATACAAAGTGAGCAAGGAAAAGACTGAGCGTGAGGCTGTGGCTGCATTTCTTAGGCTAACATCATCAACAACAAG TCCAGGATTGTATGTCATTCATATTGCAGCAGAGATGGCACCTGTCGCTAAG GTTGGTGGTTTGGGAGATGTTGTGACTGGTCTTGGAAAAGCACTGCAGAAGAGAGGACACCTTGTGGAGGTTGTTCTTCCGAAATATGACTGCATGCAATATGACCATGTTCATGACTTAAGG GCCCTTGATGTGGTGGTAGAGTCGCACTTTGATGGCCAGCTGTTCAAAAATAAAGTCTGGGTTGGCTCCGTTGAAG GGCTTCCTGTTTATTTCATTGAGCCTCTTCATCCCGATAAATTCTTTTGGAGAGGACAATTTTATGGGGAGCACGACGATTTCAGAcgtttttcctttttcagtCGTGCAGCACTTGAGTTGCTTCTTCAAGCTGGAAAAAACCCAGACATAATTCATTGCCATGATTGGCAGACAGCTTTTGTT GCTCCTCTCTATTGGGATTTATATGCCCCTAAGGGATTGAATTCAGCTCGAATATGTTTTACATGCCATAACTTTGAGTACCAAGGGACTGCACCTGCTTCATATTTGGAATCTTGTGGTCTCGATGCCCACCATCTTAACAGACCAGATAGAATGCAGGATAACTCAGCACATGATAGGATCAATCCTGTTAAG GGTGCTGTTGTATTCTCTAATATTGTGACAACAGTATCACCCACCTATGCACAAGAGGTGCGGACTGCTGAG GGAGGCCGGGGTCTTCATTCAACACTAAATTCCCACTCCAGAAAGTTCATTGGGGTTCTGAATGGAATTGATACTGATGCATGGAATCCTGCCACTGATGCATTTCTCAAAGTACAGTACAGTGCCAATGATATTCAAGGAAAAGGAGAAAATAAAGAAGCTATTCGGAGGAAGCTAGGTCTTTCTTCTGCAGATGTCAGGAAGCCATTG gtaGGATGCATAACAAGATTGGTGCCACAGAAAGGAGTGCATCTAATCAGACATGCAATGTATCGAACATTAGAGCTTGGAGGACAGTTTATACTTTTGGGTTCAAGCCCTGTGCCACATATTCAG AGGGAATTTGAGGGCATTGCAAATCACTTTCAGAATCACGATGATATTCGATTGATATTGAAGTATGATGAGTCTCTTTCACATTCCATTTATGGTGCATCTGATATGTTTATCATCCCATCCATCTTTGAACCTTGCGGCCTTACCCAG ATGATAGCAATGAGATATGGTTCAATACCTATTGCAAGAAAAACTGGTGGTTTACATGACAG TGTCTTCGATGTTGATGATGACACCATACCTAATCAGTTTCGAAATGGCTTTACATTTTTGAATCCTGATGAACAG GGACTAAATGGTGCTTTAGAACGTGCATTTAATCTCTACTTGAATAAGCCTGAGATTTGGAAGCAACTTGTTCAGAAAGTCATGATTATGGATTTCAGTTGGGATGCTTCAGCTGCGCAGTATGAGGAACTCTATGCCAACTCTGTGGCCAGAGCAAGGGCAGCAAATCGCACTTAA
- the LOC107413531 gene encoding probable starch synthase 4, chloroplastic/amyloplastic isoform X3 has translation MIRNAEKNILLLNQARVRALEELEKILTEKEALQGEINTLEMRLAETDARIKVATQEKIHVELLEDQLEKLQNELTHRGGSQRSEVDMFEDQNDPLIKEHKNGLSSLSMELNSLRSENLSLKNDIQALKEELINVKSTDERVVTLEKERSSLESAMKDLESRMSVSQEGVSKLSTLKVEYKDLWEKVETLQVLLDKATKQADQAIIVLQQNQELRKKVDKLEESLEEVNVYKLSSEKMQQYNELMQQKIRLLEDRLQRSDEEINSYVQLYQESVKEFQDALDSLKEDSKRKAIDGSVDDMPQEFWSRLLLIIDGWLLEKKISIDDAKLLRDMVWKRDGRICEAYKVSKEKTEREAVAAFLRLTSSTTSPGLYVIHIAAEMAPVAKVGGLGDVVTGLGKALQKRGHLVEVVLPKYDCMQYDHVHDLRALDVVVESHFDGQLFKNKVWVGSVEGLPVYFIEPLHPDKFFWRGQFYGEHDDFRRFSFFSRAALELLLQAGKNPDIIHCHDWQTAFVAPLYWDLYAPKGLNSARICFTCHNFEYQGTAPASYLESCGLDAHHLNRPDRMQDNSAHDRINPVKGAVVFSNIVTTVSPTYAQEVRTAEGGRGLHSTLNSHSRKFIGVLNGIDTDAWNPATDAFLKVQYSANDIQGKGENKEAIRRKLGLSSADVRKPLVGCITRLVPQKGVHLIRHAMYRTLELGGQFILLGSSPVPHIQREFEGIANHFQNHDDIRLILKYDESLSHSIYGASDMFIIPSIFEPCGLTQMIAMRYGSIPIARKTGGLHDSVFDVDDDTIPNQFRNGFTFLNPDEQGLNGALERAFNLYLNKPEIWKQLVQKVMIMDFSWDASAAQYEELYANSVARARAANRT, from the exons ATGATAAGAAATGCTGAGAAAA ATATCCTTCTTCTCAACCAAGCTCGTGTTCGTGCACTTGAAGAACTTGAAAAGATTCTCACTGAGAAGGAGGCATTGCAAGGAGAGATTAACACTTTGGAGATGAGATTGGCAGAAACTGATGCTCGAATTAAAGTGGCCACCCAAGAGAAGATACATGTGGAACTCCTAGAAGACCAGTTAGAGAAGCTGCAGAACGAGCTGACTCATAGGGGTGGTAGTCAAAGAAGTGAGGTTGACATGTTTGAGGATCAAAACGACCCATTGATCAAGGAACATAAAAATGGGTTAAGTTCTCTTTCTATGGAACTTAATTCATTGAGGTCAGAAAATTTGTCCTTGAAGAATGATATACAAGCTCTAAAGGAAGAGCTTATAAATGTCAAGAGTACAGATGAACGTGTTGTAACTCTGGAAAAAGAACGCTCATCTTTGGAGTCTGCTATGAAAGATTTGGAGTCTAGAATGTCAGTTTCTCAGGAAGGTGTTTCGAAACTTTCCACTCTAAAGGTTGAGTACAAGGATTTATGGGAGAAGGTGGAGACTTTGCAAGTACTGCTCGATAAGGCAACCAAACAGGCAGATCAAGCTATTATAGTATTGCAGCAAAACCAGGAGCTCCGAAAGAAGGTTGATAAATTGGAAGAATCCCTTGAAGAGGTCAATGTATACAAGCTGTCATCAGAAAAGATGCAGCAATACAATGAATTAATGCAACAAAAAATAAGGCTACTGGAGGATCGGCTTCAGCGTTCTGATGAAGAGATAAATTCTTATGTTCAATTATATCAAGAGTCTGTAAAAGAATTTCAAGATGCACTTGATAGTTTGAAAGAAGATAGCAAGAGAAAGGCAATAGATGGATCGGTTGATGATATGCCTCAGGAGTTCTGGAGCCGATTGTTGCTCATAATTGATGGTTGGTTGCTTGAGAAGAAAATATCAATTGATGATGCAAAGCTGTTGAGAGATATGGTGTGGAAGAGAGATGGACGTATCTGTGAAGCATACAAAGTGAGCAAGGAAAAGACTGAGCGTGAGGCTGTGGCTGCATTTCTTAGGCTAACATCATCAACAACAAG TCCAGGATTGTATGTCATTCATATTGCAGCAGAGATGGCACCTGTCGCTAAG GTTGGTGGTTTGGGAGATGTTGTGACTGGTCTTGGAAAAGCACTGCAGAAGAGAGGACACCTTGTGGAGGTTGTTCTTCCGAAATATGACTGCATGCAATATGACCATGTTCATGACTTAAGG GCCCTTGATGTGGTGGTAGAGTCGCACTTTGATGGCCAGCTGTTCAAAAATAAAGTCTGGGTTGGCTCCGTTGAAG GGCTTCCTGTTTATTTCATTGAGCCTCTTCATCCCGATAAATTCTTTTGGAGAGGACAATTTTATGGGGAGCACGACGATTTCAGAcgtttttcctttttcagtCGTGCAGCACTTGAGTTGCTTCTTCAAGCTGGAAAAAACCCAGACATAATTCATTGCCATGATTGGCAGACAGCTTTTGTT GCTCCTCTCTATTGGGATTTATATGCCCCTAAGGGATTGAATTCAGCTCGAATATGTTTTACATGCCATAACTTTGAGTACCAAGGGACTGCACCTGCTTCATATTTGGAATCTTGTGGTCTCGATGCCCACCATCTTAACAGACCAGATAGAATGCAGGATAACTCAGCACATGATAGGATCAATCCTGTTAAG GGTGCTGTTGTATTCTCTAATATTGTGACAACAGTATCACCCACCTATGCACAAGAGGTGCGGACTGCTGAG GGAGGCCGGGGTCTTCATTCAACACTAAATTCCCACTCCAGAAAGTTCATTGGGGTTCTGAATGGAATTGATACTGATGCATGGAATCCTGCCACTGATGCATTTCTCAAAGTACAGTACAGTGCCAATGATATTCAAGGAAAAGGAGAAAATAAAGAAGCTATTCGGAGGAAGCTAGGTCTTTCTTCTGCAGATGTCAGGAAGCCATTG gtaGGATGCATAACAAGATTGGTGCCACAGAAAGGAGTGCATCTAATCAGACATGCAATGTATCGAACATTAGAGCTTGGAGGACAGTTTATACTTTTGGGTTCAAGCCCTGTGCCACATATTCAG AGGGAATTTGAGGGCATTGCAAATCACTTTCAGAATCACGATGATATTCGATTGATATTGAAGTATGATGAGTCTCTTTCACATTCCATTTATGGTGCATCTGATATGTTTATCATCCCATCCATCTTTGAACCTTGCGGCCTTACCCAG ATGATAGCAATGAGATATGGTTCAATACCTATTGCAAGAAAAACTGGTGGTTTACATGACAG TGTCTTCGATGTTGATGATGACACCATACCTAATCAGTTTCGAAATGGCTTTACATTTTTGAATCCTGATGAACAG GGACTAAATGGTGCTTTAGAACGTGCATTTAATCTCTACTTGAATAAGCCTGAGATTTGGAAGCAACTTGTTCAGAAAGTCATGATTATGGATTTCAGTTGGGATGCTTCAGCTGCGCAGTATGAGGAACTCTATGCCAACTCTGTGGCCAGAGCAAGGGCAGCAAATCGCACTTAA
- the LOC107413531 gene encoding probable starch synthase 4, chloroplastic/amyloplastic isoform X4 has product MRLAETDARIKVATQEKIHVELLEDQLEKLQNELTHRGGSQRSEVDMFEDQNDPLIKEHKNGLSSLSMELNSLRSENLSLKNDIQALKEELINVKSTDERVVTLEKERSSLESAMKDLESRMSVSQEGVSKLSTLKVEYKDLWEKVETLQVLLDKATKQADQAIIVLQQNQELRKKVDKLEESLEEVNVYKLSSEKMQQYNELMQQKIRLLEDRLQRSDEEINSYVQLYQESVKEFQDALDSLKEDSKRKAIDGSVDDMPQEFWSRLLLIIDGWLLEKKISIDDAKLLRDMVWKRDGRICEAYKVSKEKTEREAVAAFLRLTSSTTSPGLYVIHIAAEMAPVAKVGGLGDVVTGLGKALQKRGHLVEVVLPKYDCMQYDHVHDLRALDVVVESHFDGQLFKNKVWVGSVEGLPVYFIEPLHPDKFFWRGQFYGEHDDFRRFSFFSRAALELLLQAGKNPDIIHCHDWQTAFVAPLYWDLYAPKGLNSARICFTCHNFEYQGTAPASYLESCGLDAHHLNRPDRMQDNSAHDRINPVKGAVVFSNIVTTVSPTYAQEVRTAEGGRGLHSTLNSHSRKFIGVLNGIDTDAWNPATDAFLKVQYSANDIQGKGENKEAIRRKLGLSSADVRKPLVGCITRLVPQKGVHLIRHAMYRTLELGGQFILLGSSPVPHIQREFEGIANHFQNHDDIRLILKYDESLSHSIYGASDMFIIPSIFEPCGLTQMIAMRYGSIPIARKTGGLHDSVFDVDDDTIPNQFRNGFTFLNPDEQGLNGALERAFNLYLNKPEIWKQLVQKVMIMDFSWDASAAQYEELYANSVARARAANRT; this is encoded by the exons ATGAGATTGGCAGAAACTGATGCTCGAATTAAAGTGGCCACCCAAGAGAAGATACATGTGGAACTCCTAGAAGACCAGTTAGAGAAGCTGCAGAACGAGCTGACTCATAGGGGTGGTAGTCAAAGAAGTGAGGTTGACATGTTTGAGGATCAAAACGACCCATTGATCAAGGAACATAAAAATGGGTTAAGTTCTCTTTCTATGGAACTTAATTCATTGAGGTCAGAAAATTTGTCCTTGAAGAATGATATACAAGCTCTAAAGGAAGAGCTTATAAATGTCAAGAGTACAGATGAACGTGTTGTAACTCTGGAAAAAGAACGCTCATCTTTGGAGTCTGCTATGAAAGATTTGGAGTCTAGAATGTCAGTTTCTCAGGAAGGTGTTTCGAAACTTTCCACTCTAAAGGTTGAGTACAAGGATTTATGGGAGAAGGTGGAGACTTTGCAAGTACTGCTCGATAAGGCAACCAAACAGGCAGATCAAGCTATTATAGTATTGCAGCAAAACCAGGAGCTCCGAAAGAAGGTTGATAAATTGGAAGAATCCCTTGAAGAGGTCAATGTATACAAGCTGTCATCAGAAAAGATGCAGCAATACAATGAATTAATGCAACAAAAAATAAGGCTACTGGAGGATCGGCTTCAGCGTTCTGATGAAGAGATAAATTCTTATGTTCAATTATATCAAGAGTCTGTAAAAGAATTTCAAGATGCACTTGATAGTTTGAAAGAAGATAGCAAGAGAAAGGCAATAGATGGATCGGTTGATGATATGCCTCAGGAGTTCTGGAGCCGATTGTTGCTCATAATTGATGGTTGGTTGCTTGAGAAGAAAATATCAATTGATGATGCAAAGCTGTTGAGAGATATGGTGTGGAAGAGAGATGGACGTATCTGTGAAGCATACAAAGTGAGCAAGGAAAAGACTGAGCGTGAGGCTGTGGCTGCATTTCTTAGGCTAACATCATCAACAACAAG TCCAGGATTGTATGTCATTCATATTGCAGCAGAGATGGCACCTGTCGCTAAG GTTGGTGGTTTGGGAGATGTTGTGACTGGTCTTGGAAAAGCACTGCAGAAGAGAGGACACCTTGTGGAGGTTGTTCTTCCGAAATATGACTGCATGCAATATGACCATGTTCATGACTTAAGG GCCCTTGATGTGGTGGTAGAGTCGCACTTTGATGGCCAGCTGTTCAAAAATAAAGTCTGGGTTGGCTCCGTTGAAG GGCTTCCTGTTTATTTCATTGAGCCTCTTCATCCCGATAAATTCTTTTGGAGAGGACAATTTTATGGGGAGCACGACGATTTCAGAcgtttttcctttttcagtCGTGCAGCACTTGAGTTGCTTCTTCAAGCTGGAAAAAACCCAGACATAATTCATTGCCATGATTGGCAGACAGCTTTTGTT GCTCCTCTCTATTGGGATTTATATGCCCCTAAGGGATTGAATTCAGCTCGAATATGTTTTACATGCCATAACTTTGAGTACCAAGGGACTGCACCTGCTTCATATTTGGAATCTTGTGGTCTCGATGCCCACCATCTTAACAGACCAGATAGAATGCAGGATAACTCAGCACATGATAGGATCAATCCTGTTAAG GGTGCTGTTGTATTCTCTAATATTGTGACAACAGTATCACCCACCTATGCACAAGAGGTGCGGACTGCTGAG GGAGGCCGGGGTCTTCATTCAACACTAAATTCCCACTCCAGAAAGTTCATTGGGGTTCTGAATGGAATTGATACTGATGCATGGAATCCTGCCACTGATGCATTTCTCAAAGTACAGTACAGTGCCAATGATATTCAAGGAAAAGGAGAAAATAAAGAAGCTATTCGGAGGAAGCTAGGTCTTTCTTCTGCAGATGTCAGGAAGCCATTG gtaGGATGCATAACAAGATTGGTGCCACAGAAAGGAGTGCATCTAATCAGACATGCAATGTATCGAACATTAGAGCTTGGAGGACAGTTTATACTTTTGGGTTCAAGCCCTGTGCCACATATTCAG AGGGAATTTGAGGGCATTGCAAATCACTTTCAGAATCACGATGATATTCGATTGATATTGAAGTATGATGAGTCTCTTTCACATTCCATTTATGGTGCATCTGATATGTTTATCATCCCATCCATCTTTGAACCTTGCGGCCTTACCCAG ATGATAGCAATGAGATATGGTTCAATACCTATTGCAAGAAAAACTGGTGGTTTACATGACAG TGTCTTCGATGTTGATGATGACACCATACCTAATCAGTTTCGAAATGGCTTTACATTTTTGAATCCTGATGAACAG GGACTAAATGGTGCTTTAGAACGTGCATTTAATCTCTACTTGAATAAGCCTGAGATTTGGAAGCAACTTGTTCAGAAAGTCATGATTATGGATTTCAGTTGGGATGCTTCAGCTGCGCAGTATGAGGAACTCTATGCCAACTCTGTGGCCAGAGCAAGGGCAGCAAATCGCACTTAA